The Sorangiineae bacterium MSr11367 genome window below encodes:
- the mxcH gene encoding TonB-dependent siderophore myxochelin receptor MxcH, translated as MMRLVFCAALVAASACLVEGVARAQDPPPSEPPRQADEVLPPVLASSIEATYPPEALAQRLEATVVLRLTVDAVGHVSAAEPVQPAGHGFDEAAREAALHFSFSPAQRNGRAVAARILYSYEFRLPALPHPNPPPGGEGAGTSVSPPGAGTSVSPPGAGGTAAGGTDVSAPSPSGGGLGWGSPTPTDVTVKGKSEADRLRGSAEAVAVVEMDRAKRESADLGEVLARTQGVGVRREGGLGSSTRFSLNGLTDDQVRFFLDGVPLELAGYPFGIANVPVNLLNRVEVYSGVVPVRLGADALGGAVNLVTDRDIRGTHAGASYEVGSFDTHRLTLGGRHLDEGSGLFARANAFVDYAKNDYPVDVDVADTRGVITPTRIYRFHDRYRAEGGNVEVGFVDRPWAKRLLLRAFVTDFDKEYQHNVVMTVPYGGVSYGETSMGASLRYTQPLGHGVSMDVVGGYTRTRGHFLDTAICTYDWFGRCTDPRLRPGESDPLRAHDDVLFDDTGFARLNVEWRLHPAHVLRLSAAPTYLVRTGRSQFPSNAQDRDPLSSERKLFTLVNGLEYEANFFEGRLQNIAFAKDYVQSLQGEEPLPGNVFQRRDRDTHRFGAGNGIRYRFSPWLYAKASYEYATRLPRADEVFGNNALIIPNLSLEPEASHNGNLGLTFDARQTPSGNWRATANAFLREARNLISLFGDARAQSYQNVYDGRSLGVEGSAGWTSPGEYVVLDGNVTYVDFRNRSHQGTFGDFEGDRIPNRPYLFGNGSVRLQMRQAFAAQDEISLTWNSRYVHSFFRTWESLGQTEFKKEIPSQFVHSVALGYVARKDATSFGMTVEVQNLTDEAVFDFFGVQRPGRAFYVKTSADF; from the coding sequence ATGATGAGACTTGTCTTCTGTGCTGCCCTGGTGGCAGCGAGCGCGTGCCTCGTGGAGGGTGTCGCACGCGCACAGGATCCCCCGCCATCGGAGCCCCCGCGTCAGGCCGACGAGGTGCTGCCGCCGGTGCTCGCCTCGTCCATCGAGGCCACGTATCCGCCCGAGGCGCTCGCGCAGCGCTTGGAGGCCACCGTCGTACTGCGCCTTACCGTCGATGCCGTTGGACATGTTTCGGCGGCGGAGCCGGTGCAGCCCGCCGGGCACGGTTTCGACGAAGCTGCGCGCGAGGCGGCGTTGCATTTCTCGTTCTCACCGGCCCAGAGGAACGGCAGGGCCGTTGCGGCGCGTATTCTCTATTCGTACGAGTTTCGTCTTCCTGCGCTCCCCCACCCCAACCCTCCCCCGGGGGGGGAGGGAGCCGGGACGTCCGTCTCTCCACCGGGAGCCGGGACGTCTGTCTCTCCACCGGGAGCCGGGGGCACCGCCGCAGGGGGGACGGACGTTTCGGCTCCCTCCCCCTCCGGGGGAGGGTTGGGGTGGGGGAGTCCAACGCCCACCGACGTCACGGTGAAAGGCAAATCCGAGGCGGATCGCCTCCGCGGGTCGGCGGAGGCGGTGGCGGTCGTCGAGATGGATCGCGCCAAGCGCGAATCGGCGGACTTGGGCGAGGTGCTCGCCCGCACACAAGGCGTCGGCGTGCGGCGCGAAGGCGGTCTCGGCTCCAGCACGCGCTTCTCGCTCAATGGGCTGACCGATGACCAGGTCCGCTTCTTCCTCGACGGCGTTCCCCTCGAACTCGCGGGCTACCCCTTTGGCATCGCCAACGTGCCGGTGAACCTCCTCAACCGGGTCGAAGTCTACAGCGGCGTCGTGCCCGTGCGCTTGGGCGCCGATGCGTTGGGCGGCGCCGTCAACCTGGTCACCGATCGCGACATCCGCGGCACGCACGCGGGAGCCTCATACGAAGTCGGCTCCTTCGACACGCATCGATTGACCCTCGGCGGGAGGCACTTGGACGAGGGAAGCGGCCTGTTCGCACGGGCCAACGCCTTCGTCGATTATGCCAAGAACGATTACCCCGTCGACGTCGACGTCGCCGACACGCGCGGCGTGATCACGCCCACACGCATCTACCGCTTTCACGATCGCTACCGCGCCGAGGGCGGCAACGTGGAGGTGGGCTTCGTCGATCGGCCTTGGGCGAAGCGTTTGCTGCTGCGCGCCTTCGTGACCGACTTCGACAAGGAGTACCAGCACAACGTCGTGATGACCGTGCCCTACGGCGGCGTGAGCTACGGCGAAACCTCCATGGGCGCGAGCTTGCGGTACACGCAGCCGCTCGGCCACGGCGTATCCATGGACGTCGTGGGCGGATACACGCGCACGCGCGGGCATTTCCTGGACACCGCGATATGCACGTACGACTGGTTCGGCCGCTGCACCGACCCGCGCCTCCGCCCGGGAGAGTCGGATCCGCTGCGCGCGCACGACGACGTCCTCTTCGACGACACCGGCTTCGCCCGCCTCAACGTCGAGTGGCGACTTCACCCAGCCCACGTCCTGCGGCTGTCCGCAGCCCCCACGTACCTGGTGCGAACGGGCCGCTCTCAATTCCCCAGCAATGCCCAGGACCGCGATCCGCTGTCGTCCGAACGCAAGCTGTTCACCTTGGTGAACGGCCTCGAATACGAGGCCAACTTCTTCGAAGGACGTCTGCAAAACATCGCATTTGCCAAAGACTACGTGCAGAGCCTCCAGGGCGAGGAGCCGCTCCCGGGCAACGTTTTCCAGCGGCGCGATCGCGACACCCATCGATTCGGGGCGGGAAATGGAATCCGTTATCGCTTTTCACCTTGGCTTTACGCCAAAGCATCCTACGAATACGCCACACGCCTTCCCCGGGCCGACGAAGTATTCGGCAACAATGCCCTCATCATCCCCAATCTGAGCCTCGAGCCCGAGGCCAGCCACAACGGCAACCTCGGACTCACGTTCGACGCGCGCCAGACCCCGTCCGGCAACTGGCGGGCGACGGCCAATGCCTTCCTGCGCGAGGCACGAAACCTCATCAGCCTCTTTGGCGACGCGCGCGCGCAAAGCTACCAAAACGTCTACGACGGGCGCTCGCTCGGGGTGGAAGGCTCCGCCGGTTGGACGTCGCCGGGGGAGTACGTCGTACTCGATGGCAACGTCACGTACGTCGATTTCCGAAACCGCTCGCACCAGGGCACGTTCGGCGACTTCGAAGGAGATCGCATTCCCAATCGACCTTACCTCTTCGGCAACGGCTCCGTACGACTGCAGATGCGCCAGGCGTTCGCCGCGCAGGACGAAATCTCCCTCACGTGGAACAGCCGGTACGTGCACTCGTTTTTTCGCACGTGGGAGAGCCTCGGTCAGACGGAATTCAAGAAAGAGATCCCGTCCCAATTCGTGCACTCCGTGGCCCTCGGCTACGTCGCCCGCAAGGATGCGACGAGCTTTGGGATGACCGTGGAGGTTCAGAACCTCACCGATGAAGCGGTCTTCGACTTTTTCGGTGTGCAACGCCCTGGCAGGGCCTTTTACGTCAAAACGTCGGCTGATTTTTGA
- a CDS encoding ABC transporter ATP-binding protein, with protein sequence MSQSNGLLVRGLKKTYTNGLRALDGVELEVGPGLYGLLGPNGAGKSTLMRTLATLQTPDAGTIHFNGLDVIASPDGLRRRLGYLPQQIGAYPGVTARSLLERFAWLKGRTDRREREAEMAMLLERVNLTDAAHREVATYSGGMLRRFGIALALLGSPELLIVDEPTAGLDPAERNRFHRVLADVAAEAVVLLSTHIVDDIESLCGRLSILDRGRVVASGTPAELIRPLEGRTWSRIYPRTERAPEDVLNVSASPEGTRAIVIGDAPPGEGYVPHAPRLDDAYHHVLAQAQLAKEAA encoded by the coding sequence ATGTCGCAATCGAACGGTTTACTCGTGCGAGGATTGAAGAAGACCTACACCAATGGTCTTCGGGCGCTGGATGGCGTGGAGCTCGAGGTGGGCCCAGGTCTCTATGGCCTTTTGGGGCCGAATGGCGCGGGCAAAAGTACGCTGATGCGCACGTTGGCGACCTTGCAAACGCCGGATGCAGGGACCATCCATTTCAACGGGCTGGACGTCATCGCCTCACCCGACGGACTGCGGCGCCGCCTCGGGTATCTTCCGCAGCAGATCGGTGCGTACCCGGGTGTGACGGCGCGGTCGCTGCTCGAACGGTTTGCTTGGTTGAAGGGGCGCACGGACCGACGCGAGCGCGAAGCGGAGATGGCCATGCTGCTCGAGCGGGTCAACTTGACCGACGCGGCGCACCGCGAGGTGGCGACGTATTCCGGCGGGATGCTGCGTCGGTTCGGGATCGCATTGGCCCTTTTGGGCTCGCCCGAGTTGCTCATCGTGGACGAGCCGACGGCAGGCCTCGATCCGGCCGAGCGCAATCGATTCCACCGCGTGCTGGCCGACGTTGCGGCGGAGGCGGTGGTGCTCTTGTCGACGCACATCGTGGACGACATCGAGAGCCTCTGCGGCCGGCTCTCCATCCTCGATCGCGGGCGCGTGGTCGCAAGCGGAACGCCAGCGGAGTTGATTCGGCCGCTGGAAGGCCGCACCTGGAGCCGCATCTACCCGCGAACGGAGCGCGCCCCCGAGGACGTGCTCAACGTGTCGGCATCGCCGGAGGGCACGCGCGCCATCGTGATCGGCGACGCACCACCCGGCGAGGGTTACGTGCCGCATGCGCCCCGGCTCGACGATGCGTACCACCACGTGCTCGCGCAAGCGCAGCTGGCAAAAGAGGCCGCATGA
- a CDS encoding sulfatase-like hydrolase/transferase produces MFLIALAASDGYDVARHGEAIRVLLTYATVLALFGLILLAIRTPRRATRATAVVFSLFVAANFARFETTGSFDYGFVRANLREIATPLGRRIVLSNVHLWEVVVLFALPLALIGAIVRWPAPRWRGTERSRRLAMGVCVLVLVGVPVARIRTHESLTDFVVSAFRFHAVKRAAAASIHGAEFPLVHESVPTAARMLASADAPRPHVILLFLESWSGHYSDKTRPDGHPFTPTFDARRREGLTFDHFYGNSVQSSRGHFATLCSLIPMIHAKEFVDIPNTRVRCLPEVLGEQGYATSFHSASDEPDFDSADKFLARIGFDDIRFAQKRPETPESSVWGVGVQDDVFYQRFFAGLDATMAREPGRPQFAVLANASHHYPFDKNPNHVPDPEYDGQSTKYQRNYTASLTASDRWLATFFTELDRRPAFRDAIVILVGDHSFPADEHGIHFNGIGSFEETFHIGFSLRWKGHVPPQVVTDRAASQIDLAPTILDLLDIRTATPFMGQSLVSGDAARPPVPLVQPYDGVQLAAVRWPFKLTVHESAEQEHLYDLAQDPREENDLIDDPLFAPEVATLRPTIVGIHANEDILLTNRVWPFPASRRPKADSTVFTEWRQTHVTLR; encoded by the coding sequence GTGTTCCTCATCGCGCTCGCCGCGAGTGATGGCTATGACGTTGCGCGCCATGGCGAAGCAATCCGCGTTTTGCTGACGTATGCCACGGTGTTGGCCCTTTTCGGGCTGATTCTCCTGGCCATACGGACGCCCCGCCGGGCAACGCGCGCCACGGCGGTGGTGTTCTCCTTGTTCGTCGCGGCCAACTTCGCGCGGTTCGAAACGACCGGCTCCTTCGACTACGGCTTCGTGCGCGCGAATCTTCGGGAGATCGCGACTCCCCTCGGGCGCCGCATCGTTCTCTCGAACGTGCACCTATGGGAAGTCGTCGTTCTCTTCGCCCTCCCGCTGGCCCTCATTGGCGCGATCGTACGCTGGCCCGCCCCGCGATGGCGCGGAACGGAGCGGTCACGCCGCCTCGCGATGGGCGTGTGCGTTCTCGTCCTGGTCGGCGTGCCCGTGGCGCGCATTCGCACGCACGAGTCGCTGACGGATTTCGTCGTCTCGGCGTTCCGCTTCCACGCCGTGAAGCGCGCCGCCGCGGCGAGCATTCACGGGGCGGAATTCCCCCTGGTGCACGAGTCCGTACCCACGGCAGCGCGCATGCTCGCCAGCGCCGATGCCCCTCGGCCCCACGTCATCCTCCTCTTCCTCGAGTCGTGGAGCGGGCACTATTCCGATAAGACGCGTCCCGACGGTCATCCGTTCACCCCCACCTTCGACGCACGCCGGCGCGAGGGACTGACCTTCGATCATTTCTACGGCAACTCCGTGCAAAGCAGTCGCGGTCACTTTGCGACGCTTTGCTCGCTCATCCCGATGATCCATGCGAAGGAGTTCGTCGACATCCCGAACACGCGCGTGCGTTGTCTGCCGGAGGTGTTGGGCGAGCAAGGTTATGCCACCTCGTTCCACTCTGCGAGTGACGAGCCGGATTTCGATTCCGCCGACAAGTTTCTCGCCCGCATTGGCTTCGACGATATCCGCTTTGCGCAGAAGCGCCCCGAAACGCCGGAAAGCTCGGTCTGGGGCGTGGGGGTTCAGGACGACGTCTTCTACCAGCGTTTTTTCGCGGGGCTCGATGCGACGATGGCGCGCGAACCGGGCAGGCCTCAGTTCGCCGTGCTGGCGAATGCGTCGCACCACTATCCATTCGACAAGAATCCGAATCACGTCCCCGATCCCGAGTACGACGGCCAATCCACGAAGTACCAACGGAACTACACCGCGTCGCTCACCGCGTCCGATAGGTGGTTGGCGACGTTCTTCACGGAGCTTGATCGAAGGCCTGCATTCCGAGACGCCATCGTCATTCTCGTCGGCGATCACAGCTTTCCGGCGGACGAACATGGCATCCACTTCAATGGGATTGGCTCGTTCGAAGAGACATTTCATATCGGCTTTTCCCTTCGCTGGAAGGGCCACGTGCCGCCGCAGGTGGTCACCGATCGCGCGGCCTCGCAGATCGATCTCGCGCCAACGATCCTCGACCTGCTCGACATCCGCACGGCGACGCCCTTCATGGGGCAATCGCTCGTGTCGGGGGACGCGGCCCGGCCCCCCGTCCCGCTCGTGCAGCCGTACGACGGTGTGCAGCTGGCGGCCGTGCGGTGGCCATTCAAATTGACCGTGCACGAATCGGCGGAGCAAGAGCACCTCTACGATCTCGCGCAGGATCCCCGCGAAGAGAACGATCTCATCGATGATCCGCTGTTTGCCCCAGAGGTCGCGACGCTTCGGCCGACCATCGTCGGCATCCACGCGAACGAAGACATCCTGCTCACGAACCGCGTCTGGCCGTTTCCCGCCTCACGAAGACCGAAGGCCGATTCGACGGTCTTCACCGAGTGGCGTCAGACGCACGTGACGTTGCGCTAG
- a CDS encoding SUF system NifU family Fe-S cluster assembly protein — protein sequence MGSVRDLYKRTILEHSRAPRNFRALTGEGILSAELRNVTCGDRIVLAVAVEDDVLRDIAFQGSGCAISMASASVMTEAVKGLSRTRVSDLHERFAALVRDGVESELGEPGELAVFRDVARFPVRVACATLAWDVLHVAMAL from the coding sequence ATGGGCTCCGTTCGCGATCTCTACAAGCGCACCATCCTCGAACATAGCCGCGCCCCGCGGAACTTCCGCGCGCTCACCGGCGAGGGGATCCTCTCCGCCGAGCTTCGCAACGTCACGTGCGGCGACCGCATCGTTCTTGCCGTCGCCGTCGAAGACGACGTTCTCCGCGACATCGCTTTTCAGGGAAGCGGCTGCGCCATCAGCATGGCCTCGGCCTCGGTCATGACGGAGGCCGTGAAGGGGCTATCGCGCACCCGCGTGTCGGACTTGCACGAACGATTCGCCGCGCTCGTCCGCGATGGCGTGGAGAGCGAGCTGGGAGAGCCGGGCGAGTTGGCCGTCTTTCGGGACGTCGCGCGCTTTCCCGTGCGGGTGGCATGCGCCACCCTGGCGTGGGACGTGCTGCATGTCGCCATGGCGCTGTAG
- a CDS encoding SufS family cysteine desulfurase produces MHTVILAAGGSSRLGHPKQLVQIGAEGVSLLRRAVQMARASEAASVTVVLGAHEAAMAAELAGLDVRTVHNAAWQRGMGSSIRCGVHALRGAPVEDGVLFVVCDQLRVTTAHVNRMIAAFREGAAIVASGYADTAGVPALFAGSFREELAGLEDQQGGKHVLERHAARVRVVPLVGGEVDVDTAEDLRRARSFAVGRDFPALEQQVNEKPLVYLDTAATALKPRAVIDAVTQVYARDCANVHRGLHQLSQRASAAYEGARAALGSFLGARSPEEVVFVRGATEALNLVAASWAFPRLGPGDRILVTALEHHANLVPWQVVARRTGAFLDVAPIEPSGDVSLEAFASRLTARTRVVAVSHASNVLGTVLPIRDMARLAHAQGAVLVVDGAQAAPHVRIDVKELDCDFYAVSGHKLYGPSGIGVLWGRAALLADMEPYQVGGDMVAEVAFDGASYRPPPHRFEAGTPNIEGAIGLGAAVRYLRGLDAAAREAHERDLLEYAVSTLEQIPGLEIAGSPSTRIPLLAFAIEDVHPHDLATFLDGEGIAVRAGHHCAQPLLEQLGHTALTRVSFGIYNTHRDIDALAEALRGARDFFSVF; encoded by the coding sequence GTGCACACCGTAATTCTGGCGGCGGGCGGTTCGAGCCGGCTCGGGCACCCCAAGCAACTGGTCCAAATCGGTGCGGAGGGCGTGAGCCTGCTTCGCCGTGCCGTGCAGATGGCGCGCGCTTCGGAGGCCGCCTCCGTCACGGTGGTGCTCGGTGCCCACGAGGCGGCCATGGCGGCGGAGCTCGCGGGTCTCGACGTGCGGACGGTGCACAACGCAGCCTGGCAACGCGGCATGGGGTCTTCGATCCGGTGCGGCGTGCACGCGCTGCGTGGTGCCCCCGTCGAGGACGGCGTTCTCTTCGTCGTGTGCGATCAGCTGCGCGTGACGACGGCGCACGTGAATCGGATGATCGCGGCCTTTCGCGAGGGGGCGGCCATCGTGGCCAGCGGCTACGCGGATACGGCGGGTGTGCCGGCCCTCTTCGCGGGCAGCTTTCGCGAGGAGCTCGCCGGCCTGGAGGACCAACAGGGAGGCAAGCACGTCCTCGAGCGGCATGCGGCGCGCGTCCGTGTGGTACCGCTCGTCGGCGGGGAGGTCGATGTCGACACCGCCGAGGATCTGCGCCGCGCGCGGTCCTTTGCCGTTGGGCGCGACTTTCCCGCCCTCGAGCAACAGGTGAACGAGAAGCCGCTGGTCTACTTGGATACGGCGGCCACGGCGCTCAAGCCGCGCGCGGTCATCGACGCGGTCACCCAGGTGTACGCGCGCGATTGCGCGAACGTGCACCGCGGGCTTCACCAGCTTTCGCAGCGCGCGAGTGCCGCGTACGAGGGCGCGCGTGCGGCGCTCGGCAGCTTTCTCGGTGCGCGTTCCCCGGAGGAAGTCGTCTTCGTTCGCGGCGCGACCGAGGCGCTCAACCTGGTGGCCGCGTCGTGGGCGTTTCCCCGGCTCGGCCCGGGCGATCGCATTTTGGTGACCGCCCTGGAACATCACGCGAACCTCGTGCCGTGGCAGGTCGTGGCACGGCGTACCGGCGCCTTTCTCGACGTCGCGCCCATCGAGCCCTCGGGCGATGTGTCCCTAGAGGCCTTCGCCTCGCGCCTCACGGCGCGCACGCGCGTCGTTGCCGTTTCGCATGCCTCGAACGTGCTCGGTACGGTGCTTCCCATTCGGGACATGGCGCGCCTCGCCCACGCCCAGGGCGCCGTCCTCGTCGTCGACGGTGCGCAGGCGGCCCCCCACGTGCGCATCGACGTGAAGGAGCTCGATTGCGACTTTTACGCCGTGAGCGGGCACAAACTCTACGGCCCGAGCGGCATCGGTGTCCTCTGGGGGCGCGCCGCGCTCCTCGCCGACATGGAGCCGTACCAAGTCGGCGGCGACATGGTGGCCGAGGTGGCGTTCGACGGCGCCTCGTACCGCCCGCCGCCCCACCGCTTCGAGGCGGGCACGCCGAACATCGAGGGGGCCATCGGCCTCGGCGCGGCCGTACGGTACCTCCGGGGGCTCGATGCCGCGGCCCGCGAAGCGCACGAGCGTGATTTGCTCGAATATGCCGTTTCGACCTTGGAGCAGATTCCCGGTTTGGAGATCGCGGGCTCGCCGTCCACGCGCATCCCGCTGCTCGCGTTCGCGATCGAGGACGTTCACCCGCACGACTTGGCCACCTTCCTCGATGGCGAAGGGATTGCGGTTCGCGCCGGCCACCATTGTGCGCAGCCGCTTCTCGAGCAGCTCGGCCACACGGCGCTCACCCGCGTATCCTTCGGCATCTACAACACGCACCGCGACATCGACGCACTGGCCGAGGCCCTGCGCGGTGCCCGCGATTTCTTCTCGGTGTTCTAG
- a CDS encoding XdhC family protein produces MIDLSSILDAYAAARRAGEVGWLATLVEVEGSTYMRPGARAFITPRGGVVGLVSGGCLEKDLAEHARALSVDAPRRLVVYDLRDEDDIDFGLGLGCKGKLTIVIEPIDPHDPANPLERLRAFWNQRPPSPGVVVTALDEARPATALERECTEVLRAGKSRIVALDGKRYFVEYLAPRMSLAIFGAGPDAVPVVHRAKALGWWVALWDHRESALANDGFSTCDERHLVPVAGLARAAAEARTTAALVMTHHYRADAEILRGLAGRQLPYVGLLGPRDRARALFEELAEPVLENLHSPAGLDVGAGTPEAIALSIIAEIHAVLHGRSGGSLRHRGGPIHDRDA; encoded by the coding sequence GTGATCGATCTCTCGTCCATTCTCGATGCTTATGCCGCGGCGCGCCGGGCCGGCGAGGTGGGATGGCTGGCCACGTTGGTCGAGGTGGAAGGCTCCACGTACATGCGGCCGGGGGCGCGCGCATTCATCACGCCGCGGGGGGGCGTGGTCGGTCTGGTGAGCGGCGGCTGCCTGGAGAAAGATCTCGCGGAGCATGCGCGCGCATTGTCCGTCGATGCCCCACGGCGGCTCGTCGTGTACGACTTGCGCGACGAGGACGATATCGATTTTGGCCTCGGGCTTGGCTGCAAAGGCAAATTGACCATTGTGATCGAGCCCATCGATCCGCACGATCCGGCGAATCCGCTGGAGCGCCTGAGGGCCTTTTGGAATCAACGGCCTCCGTCGCCGGGGGTCGTGGTTACGGCGCTGGACGAGGCCCGGCCGGCCACCGCCCTCGAACGCGAATGCACCGAAGTGTTGCGAGCGGGCAAGTCGCGAATCGTCGCCCTCGATGGGAAACGCTATTTCGTCGAATACCTTGCGCCGCGCATGTCGCTGGCCATTTTTGGGGCCGGGCCTGACGCCGTTCCGGTGGTGCACCGGGCCAAGGCGTTGGGCTGGTGGGTGGCGCTTTGGGATCATCGGGAGAGTGCGCTGGCGAACGATGGCTTTTCCACCTGCGACGAGCGGCATCTCGTCCCGGTCGCGGGGCTGGCGCGCGCGGCGGCGGAAGCTCGAACGACCGCGGCGCTGGTGATGACGCACCACTACCGGGCCGATGCAGAAATTCTGCGCGGCCTTGCCGGGCGGCAGCTGCCGTACGTGGGCTTGCTCGGTCCGCGCGATCGGGCGCGTGCGCTCTTCGAGGAGCTCGCCGAGCCGGTTCTCGAGAACCTGCACAGCCCCGCAGGGCTCGACGTGGGCGCCGGGACACCGGAGGCCATTGCGCTGTCCATCATCGCCGAGATTCACGCCGTGCTGCACGGGCGGTCCGGCGGTTCGCTGCGCCACCGCGGAGGTCCCATCCATGACCGCGATGCATGA